From the Drechmeria coniospora strain ARSEF 6962 chromosome 02, whole genome shotgun sequence genome, the window CCTAGCCGGCAACTGACATGCTGCCATCGCGGGCCTAGACTCATAAACATGGCCGTCCCTCCCCCGGGCATAAAGTTCAAGAAGTCGCCAATGCCATTCGTGCAGATGGAAAACATCTCTCACTTCCTCCGCGCTTGCCAGGCCCCGCCTTTCAACCTCCAGCAGCACGACACCTTCCTTACCGTCGACCTATACGAGCAAAAGGATCCCGCCCAGGTTCTGCAGTGCCTCGGCGCATTCAGCAGGGCGGCCAACGCCCTTCGACCCAACCGCTTCCCCTCCGCCATTGGGCCCAAGACACGCATCGGCGCGATGAGCCCGGAACGAAGCGGTCCCAAGTCCCCAACCCGACTCCGCGACAGGGGCACCTCCATCACAAGCAACAGCTCCTCCGCACACGCAGGCGCCCGATCAATCGCGCCGCATCGAACCGGTGACTCGACCGGACGATTGAGCCCGACCAAGGGACACGCAAATGCGGCACCGGGCGGAAGCTCTCCAGGCAACGTGACTTCGTGGAGCAAGCGTGAGCAGGAAGGCGCCACGTCGCCGGCCTGGAACATTGCTCAGTACGGCTACTTGGGCGGCGCCAGCCAGGGCAACCTAGGCATCGCATTCGGAGGCCGGAGACAAatcacgacggccggccccGAGGTCCCCAGCCTGGCCGACAAGGAGCGTCGCCGCagagaggaggaagaggcgcAGCGGCTGCaggccgaggaagacgagaaGCGACGATtagcggaggaggaggaggccaagaaggaagaggagcgCAGGTGGCAGGAAGAGACGGAAAGGCAGCGGGCAGAGGAACGGAggaaggcggaggaggagaagcggcAATGGGAAGAGCAAGAGCGGCAGTGGAAACTGGCCGAGCAGAAGCGGCGGCAGGAAGAACAAGATGCCGAGGACCGactcgaggaggagagacgACAAGCAAGAAGCAAGGGCGACAACAGGTTGCGGGGCCAGTTCCTCAGCCAGTACCAGGCTGAGCAAGcagacgccggcggcagccAGAGCAGTCGGatcaaggagctcgagagGGAGCTGGAACAGGCGAGGCAGCGGGAGGCAGAGTATGAGCGAGAGAGACAAGAGCGCTTCTCAGGTGGCGGCAAGCCTGTCAGCGAGATCACGCCGCCCAAGGCAAGGTCGGGGAGTCACCGACCGGCCGTCGCATCGCCTGGAGCAccagcggcctcgacggcgcctgTGGAGCCGGCACCACCAGCTGCCAGCGGCCCTCAGGGCTCGGGCCGGGAACCAGCTCGATACGAGTCGTGGTCGAGGGGTGATGAGCGCGAAGTCCTGAAAACAGCCTGGagccagcaccagcagcaacagTTGGAGGACACGCCGGAGCCCGAAGCGGTCTCTCCTTTGGCCTCCTCCAAGCCGCTCCCCGATCCCACGGCGGCCTTCAAGGAACGATCTCCTAACACGGGAAGCAGCCGTCCCCTCCCAGATCCGAAAACGTACGCAGCCCCTCCCGCGAAGCAGCCGAACCGGACAGAtcgccacctcgccggccacgcgccgccgtcgcagcctCCGCCTCACACGACGTACGCGTGGGAGCTCGGGGCCACCCAAGAGCGCGACGCAGAggaccgccgccgcgtgCAGGACCAGGCCGCGACGAAAGCTGGCGGCTGGGCCTCCAAGTccctcctcgagcgcgaAATGGAGATGGAGCGCCAGCGTCAGCAAGAGTGGGAGGAGGCCCAGAAggagacggccaaggcgaccCGGTCGGGCagtggcgtcgacggcatcggtgGCGGCATGGGCGGTCGCTGGGACGTTGGCCAGTGGGCCGGCTTCACAGGCGGCGACAGCCAGAATAAAGGCGGCCAGGGTATCGGCGCCGGACGAAGGCAGATTGTTGGGCCGCGTCCGTTGCCGGAGCCTGGTAGGTGAGAGAACTGACAGGTAGTTGAGGGCAGGCAACGTACCAACAGGGCTCCCTTCCACCACGAGAGAGACCTGATGGACAGTTTTCTTGCCCTCTCGACACTAGGGACTCGACTAATTATACCACATGTGTAAAGCAACAAGAGTCGTCCGGTTTCTCTCCTCAAACTCAACGAGCACACATGCTATACCCAACGAGTGAGTGGCTCAAGATATTCTAATATAATTCAACGTAGCATGCCATGCTATGGATTCCATCATATGCATCATTCGTATGCTCTTGCGTGAAGGTTCGAGTCGTAGATGCACGCCTTTGCGCCAGCCAAGCGTGGCATTGGTCGTTTCCAATACATGACAAGGCGTGTATCCTTGATGTAGTGCGGTTGATCcccgaggggagggggagacCAAGTGTCCCGCTTCTACTCCATCCCTTGTCATCGCTACGACTACCACGTCGATGGTAGCCGGCGACCGTGCCTGTGCCGAGGCGCCAGTGAGAGTGGCGGTGGGCGCGTTCACgtttcgtcggcggccagctcTTCGCCCGTCGCGGCAGCCTCGGTCCGACATCTTTGGCACATGCACCACCCTCCAAGGCTGCCCCGTGCCCACTCTCGTCGTTGCTGGACCGGGAGCGAAACGTCGCAGTAGTGGTTTAGGATTTCCTCTCCTCGCTTGATGCCTCCCGGCCGGTTGCCCACGACGCGCTCCTCTCTCGCGCGGAGAACCATTCGCCCCCCCCAGTCCCAGGTGACACCGGGGTCGCAATCGTGGTTTGCGAGACACCAGAAGGGATGCACGGCCGCCACGTCCGGTCGGCCATCGCGTGGGTTCTTGcgtgccgaggccgtccCGCGGAACTTGGCATACAAGGTGTTGAGAACCCAAACGTCATACTCGGCCAGCTGAGCGTAAATGTCCACGTCCATCTTTTCGAGCACATGGAGCGGCGTCTCGATGTTGTACTTGAAGGAGAACGGCAAGGTCCACTCGGGCGGCGGGCCAGCGGCGGGCGAAAGGTTGCTTTCGCCGGGGCCGGCCGATACAAAGTCGCCCCAGATGAAGTTGACCTCGTCAAGGTCAAGGGGATGTGATTCCTGGTGGGCGGCCAATGCTAAGACGCGGGCCAAGAGCAAAAGGTAGagcgtctcgtcggcctcgacggcgtcggggtcCTTGGCAATGGTGTCGACATCCTTCTCACACACGGCAGGGTGATATCGTTCCATGGCTTCGTCGTGACAGTGCTGGCTGCAAAAGACAGTGTCATAACACTCGTCACAGTTGACAGCCTCGCTCTCCCCGCCAAGAGGCGGCAGGTCTGAGCCACAGGCATCGCAGATCGGATCCTTGAGCCGGTTATTGGCCGTCAGGAGTGTGAACTCGCTGAGGACGGTCTCGCCAGGGGCGATGTCCTCCCGGGCAAAGACGCCCAGCTGTTGGCAGGTGGAGACGATGTCGCCACGATccgtctcgccggcgccctcgagaAGCACGGGCAACGTTGCCGCTTGGATGGCACATTTCGGGGCCAGCTGCTTGAACCGTTCGTTGAGGGCCTCGAGCACGGTCGGAGCGAAGCGGTCCGGCTCATGGTCGTTCCAGGGGTAGATTTCTCGACGGACCAATCCATAGTCGGGAAGTTGGTTGTTCACGAAATCGCTACGGCCTAGTTTTTGACTGCCCGCCGTCCGCACATGTTCCCTCGTCCGGAGTAGCTCCTGGTTCTTGGGAGCAATCTGTAGGCCTCTGTCGCAAAAGTTGGCAGCGCTTTGCAGGCAACCGCAACGCAAAAGGCTTAGGGAAAGGATTTGGTAGGCTCGaatcgaggccgtcgtggccaaggTCCGGGCACGGTCCTCGTCATGGCTCGGATCGCCGCCGCTGTTGTCGCCCGACGAGTCGTTTGTCGGGCCGCTAGAGGCCAGGACGTTGGGCATCGGAACGACCGAGTGCATCATGAGGCACTCTAGAGCCTGTTCGTGATATTCGAAACCCTCAttgacgacctcgtcggccaggagAAGCGCGCGGTaggcatcgccggcggcaagatcGGGGTACCCCAGGTCCGAGTGAACGACGGCACGCTCGAGATAAAGAATCAGATCGTAGGGAAGGCCCACGAGGCCACGGGTCAGTTGAGACCGGCGCTCGAGCAACCGCTCCAGGCGTTCGTTCCGGTCCATGGTAGTGGTGTGACGAACGGCAGAGGAGGCTGGATGCTGGTGTCCCGTGGGAGCGGGAACCCGCTGGAGAGAAGTTGCTACGAGCGACAGCTCGTTCGGACAAGGACCGCTAGCCCGTCTCCTGCCTTCAGTCTGAAGTAGGGGGAAACGAACGATTGGCAACCAGGCGATGAGCAGAACTTGACGAGGGAGACGTGTCGCGGGACGTCGAGCCCGGTGAGGTTGTTGCGACCTCCAAGTCGCTATCCAGCGTTGGTCTAGGCAAAACTTGCCGGTACCCTGCCAGTGGTGGGTGATGGTATCCTTGGAGTCGCCGTGAGTGTCGCGTCCCTGCCGAAGCGATACAGTCTAGTGCCGGCAAGGCAGGCGAGTGATGCAATCGGTTGGGAGGAAGAGATGGTTGACCGAAGCGACGGCTCGATCaaggacgccgccgatgacaGACCAACCTTTTTTTTTCCACTTTAGAGGTTGGAGGTTGGGTCCCTGTAGGCGCTCCACTTACTTCCCACCACTCGATGTTGGCAATGGTGCCGCAGGGCATTGTCGATTGCCGTCCCGACCCGCATGCCTGCATGCCTGAAGCCCAGcacagctcgacgacggagagcaAGGTGACCGTTACATCTTGCTAGGACGTCCAGTAGAGGGCGAGAAGTTCACCGCAATGGCGTGTGGTTGTCGTGCGTCGCCGGGGACGGCTGGTGGCACGATGGGAGAAAACGGGCGTGGGGGACGTGGCGATGACTCCATCAACCAAGCAGCTGTTCATGCCCCATCACGTGAGCGTACAAGAATATGGGTAGTACTCGTATGGAAGtgctggtacggagtagagcaGGTACGATCGCAGAGGACCTGCCCGACGTGAGAACATCcgcagcaggtgcaggtgcgaacgtacttactgcacctactgtactgtagttgagCGCCAAGCAGTTGTTGGTAGGTCCTGCCGTGGGGAGGGGCACATGTAGCATGTTGTGCCTCGCGGCAGCAAAACTTGGTCGACACAGGCCTTGCACCACACCAATAGTAGCATGAGTAGCACAAGGAATACGGTTCGTTGTTCGTCTCAAAATGCAAACAATACCAGCCGTACTCGCTATTGTGCAGGTACGGTACGGTAGGGACTCCGTCATTGCCTCCTGCTCCGCCGTCCAAGTCCGTCGAAACTGGCGTAATCTGCGTTAGCCGATTTGTCCAGCACGCCGTCAGCCGCCTGATGAAAACCATGGAGTAAAGTTTGTCATGATCATGGCGTGTGGCGAGATTCACGCCATGCGCAGCGACGAAAGCctgtccatgtccatgacGGAAAAGCAGAAATGATGGGGATGTACGAGCGTCCTGCCGTGAGTTTGCTGCCGTCTTCGTGCTAGTATTGCTGCTTACGGTATTGCTCGGTTCTAGCCGATTCTCGAGCGACGAGTGACGAACCTTTACCGAACAATGCCATCGTTCCGGAGCTAGAATGAACACGAAAAGTTCGAGAAGAGGAGAAGAGAAGCAGAATGAACGTGACGGATGGCGCATTGGCTGATTTTGATACCGACTCTGCGtctcgctcgtcctcgttgcTGGCTTTGAACCCAAGGGACAGCCAGCAACTGGGTCGGACATTGACGGCAATCTCGTCATGCTCGGTGGCGATGCCAACGCCAAGACGCTGCGGCCGGCCTCGTTTCTGTCGTTCTTGACTCGAACagacaaaaaaaaaaaaacctgGACGTCGCCGATCAGATGGACGTGCTCCATATGGAGGGATGACACAAgttgcaagtaggtgtggaTGCCGTACCGCACACAGGCCCGTACGAGGCGCCTGTCACACTCCTGTGCGCCAATTCCAGGTAcgtttactccgtacagtacgtgcggAGCAAACGGCCAGCGTCAGGACCCCGCCGTCGGTAGATTGCTCCCGCTGGTAACTCACTTCACTCGACATGCTTTTAGTATTTAACCATCTCCTCCAGCACATCCTTCTACGTCTACTTCCTCATCCACTCGACATCAGCCCCATACATCCACTCGTCTCCTGCACAGAGAGTCTACCAAAAAGCTGACCGCATCGCCCCTGCACGCCGACAATTCTGACGGAAGCCGTCTGCGTACCAAAATCCGCGCGCCTCCGCTTCCTTGCTTCCCCTCGGTCCCCTTGGTCCCCgctgcgacggcgacgctcgacaacccccctccccggcGCACAGCATGCCCAAGACGCAGCCCAACCTCTTCGCCTTcccggccgtcgatgacgtGGCGGCCGCCCTGCGATCCTACATCCTCCAGAGCCAGGCGGCCGGCATCACGCGCCACGGCTCCTTCAAGGTGGCCGTCTCGGGCGGCTCCCTCCCCAAgacgctcgcggcggcgctgcTCGCACAGCCGAGCTCGGAGAGGAACGCGCACGGGGTGATTGACTTCTCCAAGTGGGAAatcttcttcgccgacgagcgtgccgtgcccctcgacgacgcagactCCAACTACGCCCTGCTCAaggccgagctgctcgacaaGATCCCCGCCGACCAGGGCAAGCCGACGGTGCAcacgctcgacgccgcccacctcgacgacatccaGGAGCTCGCCGACCAGTACGAGCACACGCTCGTCTCGAGCTTCGCGAGCCGCGACTCGGTGCGCCTTCCCATCTTCGACCTCCTGCTACTCGGCTGCGGGCCCGACGGCCACACCTGCTCCCTCTTCCCCGGCCATCCCTTGCTGCGCGAGACGAGCGCGTGGGTGGCGCCCATCGAAGACTCGCCCaagccgccgcgccgccgcatcACCCTCACCATGCCCGTCATCACCCACGCCGTCCGCATCGCCTTTGTCGCCACGGGCGCGAGCAAGAAGGACGTCATGAAGCAGATCTTCGACACGCCCGACGGCCTGCCCTGCGCCCTCGTcaacgaggccgccggcgaccgCTGCAGCTggttcgtcgacgaggccgccgtcgagggtgtGAGCTTCCCCCGCCGGGCCTTCCTGTAGGGCACCTCGGTGGACGAGACGCCAACATGGGAGGCGGCCAACGTCGGATGGAgtgggaggaggcgggcaAAGGAATGTCCATCGTTCCACGGACAAACAGGCGGGCATTCGTACGTTGGCACAGCTCGAGAATGCCGTTGGAAcaggggcgggggggggaggggagtgGTGGGAAGAAGCATGCACTCGCTTAGCATAGTTTCGTTCTTTTGGCTTCGACTGGCCGTTATATCCCCTTTGCGATGTCATTCTGCTAGCATTGGCAATGGACGAGGTCGCATGCCGCCTCGCGCATTGTGCCTGAATTTGCCACCATGGCCACGCCAGACCAAGGTAGCTTTGCTCAAATCTTGCCCGTTTGATTGAAACTAGCAATAACCGTCCGCAAGCCTGTATGAGAGCATGGGTGTCGTGACCTGCAGGTCGTACGTACCATGCAGACCGATGGATGCCATTTATACCGTCCTCCAAACCGCTCCAGCCCTCGGGGTATCATCCTCTTCGACCAACAGGTTCATGCTCTCGACCCATTCATTTTCCATGGCCAGCGCCTCTtgctccatctcctccatgGCACGCAGCTCGGCAAGCATGCCGGCCACCAAGCTCGCCGCGCCGCGCAGCATCCGCTCCAAGCTCGAGTCCCCCGTGACGCCATGTCCAGCGTcaccgccgaggtcgtcgatggcCCGGAGTTGGACGCGCAACGTCTCCAGGAGGCGGCTCATGCTCGCGCACTCGTCCCTCCAGGGAGcatcgagctgctcgacgaagAGCAAATCCTCGTTTTGCGGGAGCGCCGCGGGGCtgcgccgcctcgcctcgtcaacagcctcgacgccatccatccaccgcTCGAAGCGGCTCGCGACACGGGCATATCGTCCGCCGGGCTCGCCGAGGGTCCAAAGCCCACCGATGACGTCGCCCAAGTTTTGGATCTTTTCTTCCAGCCCGCTGCCCATGGCACCCCACCGTCGAAGAGCGGCCAGATTGTCCATCTCGACGATTGATTTCTCCTTGGCCGAGACATGCCTGCTCACGTCTTGCAGAGTCGCAAACCGGTCTCCCAGCTTCCTCCTGGCACTCTTCCGCCACCGGGCAtccacggccgccgcgtcACGGTGCAGCAGGTGCAGCTGCAGCAACTCGGCCTGAAGCTTGCTCGTCTCCACCAACGCAGCGACGTTCGCGGGTAGCttggacggcgatggcggcgccaagaccgtcgacgtcggtggTTTCGACGCAGGATGGCGGACCGGGGAgcgttgctgctgccgtgtCGAGCTTGCAGGATGAAGTCGCGACCGTGCCTGCAGCGAACCAAGCTTGGATGGCGCAGAATCCTTTCTCTCATCAATCGACATACTGCGGCCATGTCGTGGGATGGCCGTGGGGCCAGAGCTGTcgcgagacggcggcggcagcgctgCTGCGGGATGAGTGCCGGCGACGCTACTTCGAGCACGTGCATGTGCCGGCGCTCGCTTCGCAGGCTGCGGTGCGGTCTCGGTTGAAATGGGGAGGCCAGTCGCCGGTGGTCTGCTCAActtggacgacggcggcagccggCTTGCgtctctcctcgtcgactcTTGCCCAGGCaaggccgcggccgagaccACCCTAGCATGCCTCC encodes:
- a CDS encoding hypothetical protein (related to calponin), with translation MASVTSLDKDLRKMRLDKYTPAAAREAQGWIESILGEKLSGSDLLDGLKDGVALCRLINMAVPPPGIKFKKSPMPFVQMENISHFLRACQAPPFNLQQHDTFLTVDLYEQKDPAQVLQCLGAFSRAANALRPNRFPSAIGPKTRIGAMSPERSGPKSPTRLRDRGTSITSNSSSAHAGARSIAPHRTGDSTGRLSPTKGHANAAPGGSSPGNVTSWSKREQEGATSPAWNIAQYGYLGGASQGNLGIAFGGRRQITTAGPEVPSLADKERRRREEEEAQRLQAEEDEKRRLAEEEEAKKEEERRWQEETERQRAEERRKAEEEKRQWEEQERQWKLAEQKRRQEEQDAEDRLEEERRQARSKGDNRLRGQFLSQYQAEQADAGGSQSSRIKELERELEQARQREAEYERERQERFSGGGKPVSEITPPKARSGSHRPAVASPGAPAASTAPVEPAPPAASGPQGSGREPARYESWSRGDEREVLKTAWSQHQQQQLEDTPEPEAVSPLASSKPLPDPTAAFKERSPNTGSSRPLPDPKTYAAPPAKQPNRTDRHLAGHAPPSQPPPHTTYAWELGATQERDAEDRRRVQDQAATKAGGWASKSLLEREMEMERQRQQEWEEAQKETAKATRSGSGVDGIGGGMGGRWDVGQWAGFTGGDSQNKGGQGIGAGRRQIVGPRPLPEPGR
- a CDS encoding wd and tetratricopeptide repeat protein, which produces MDRNERLERLLERRSQLTRGLVGLPYDLILYLERAVVHSDLGYPDLAAGDAYRALLLADEVVNEGFEYHEQALECLMMHSVVPMPNVLASSGPTNDSSGDNSGGDPSHDEDRARTLATTASIRAYQILSLSLLRCGCLQSAANFCDRGLQIAPKNQELLRTREHVRTAGSQKLGRSDFVNNQLPDYGLVRREIYPWNDHEPDRFAPTVLEALNERFKQLAPKCAIQAATLPVLLEGAGETDRGDIVSTCQQLGVFAREDIAPGETVLSEFTLLTANNRLKDPICDACGSDLPPLGGESEAVNCDECYDTVFCSQHCHDEAMERYHPAVCEKDVDTIAKDPDAVEADETLYLLLLARVLALAAHQESHPLDLDEVNFIWGDFVSAGPGESNLSPAAGPPPEWTLPFSFKYNIETPLHVLEKMDVDIYAQLAEYDVWVLNTLYAKFRGTASARKNPRDGRPDVAAVHPFWCLANHDCDPGVTWDWGGRMVLRAREERVVGNRPGGIKRGEEILNHYCDVSLPVQQRREWARGSLGGWCMCQRCRTEAAATGEELAADET
- a CDS encoding hypothetical protein (related to AGA1 A-agglutinin anchor subunit) yields the protein MSPLQPAQPPGKPPVMTSQQPSRDAQAFTTKRPLPTSLPLPPGSRPPTVARQSSAVTVPSESSTRTMYRSKPMPSVPAGSVTASAPRRHARVVSAAALPGQESTRRDASRLPPSSKLSRPPATGLPISTETAPQPAKRAPAHARARSSVAGTHPAAALPPPSRDSSGPTAIPRHGRSMSIDERKDSAPSKLGSLQARSRLHPASSTRQQQRSPVRHPASKPPTSTVLAPPSPSKLPANVAALVETSKLQAELLQLHLLHRDAAAVDARWRKSARRKLGDRFATLQDVSRHVSAKEKSIVEMDNLAALRRWGAMGSGLEEKIQNLGDVIGGLWTLGEPGGRYARVASRFERWMDGVEAVDEARRRSPAALPQNEDLLFVEQLDAPWRDECASMSRLLETLRVQLRAIDDLGGDAGHGVTGDSSLERMLRGAASLVAGMLAELRAMEEMEQEALAMENEWVESMNLLVEEDDTPRAGAVWRTV